GTGCGGCTTGATatcatctcattaagggtaagaaggaaaatttaaagttgaattgttactAAATATAGAAAGGTGTCATTCTTTTCGCGACTCACTTAAATTGAAAGAGTTTCATATAAATTGGGACAGAGGGAGTAAGTCATTTCGCAGTCAATCTAGTTCTGTTTTAATATAAAGACCATACATTCTCTTGTCCTCTTTCGTGCACTCCAACAATTCCATGTCCATTTATTTTGTGTCAAATGTGGCAACGAAGCAGTGCATTTCATTGGCTTGTGTGGTGATGTTTTAGAAGAGACGTGTCATGACATAAGTGGCTGACATGCGAATAACTTTGGTGAATGTTTGTTTGCTCCTTAATTGATTCCAAAACATGCTGTGAtatattgttttttctttttactaTATGCCATTAGATTAGCGGCAGCAGATGCTGCTTGTTAGAGTTGGTTCGGTTTTAATTCTTACACTTTTGCACTTTTTATTTGCGACTTTTCCTTGTTTCTGGCAGTTCAATTTGAGGATCGGCCAAGGGGACAAGTTACCAAACTCAGCGGCGGGGATGATCTCGAAGATGACTTCATGGCAGAGGAAGTTCATGAAAATGGTGATgttaaattaaagaagaaaaaagaacctAAAGTTGTGAATTTTGTAGGATGAGTGAATCTCCGGAAGAAGGGGTGATTCTGGAAACTGAAGTGCAATCTGTTTTAAATTTACATTTGCAGTATTCTTTTCTCCTCTAGTTAATGAGGATCTTGGACAAAAAATACGTCAGAAAATGAAACACTTAATGGCAAAATTTTTGAGAGTTGCTGCTGGGAGCAGCTAATGCCTAACGGAGTCCTTTGAGTTTTGATGAAAAGGCGTAGGACATTTTTAGTGATCATTGTACTCCCCATCAGTTCTTAGGAGAATCGCATTCTTCCCAGTTTTACGTTTATCCACCtgtttctttttcacaaacagataTTATGCTCATCTGCACTGCGTAGTATATGTTATGAGAATCATTTTTTATGTCAAGAATTTCTGGTTGATAGCAGCATAACAGATAGTAGAGTTCATGCTTATCATTTTAACTTTGTGGATTTCCATCGGAAGGTACATTTCTTTAGGTCAATAAGGCATTGTTGAAGTGGCAAGATTGAGATGTCCTTGTATTGTATTTTACTTATTCCCTTATGTAGGTAACTTATAATTCTCTAATAATAATGCCAGACTTGAAATTATTTCATTTGAGTCGTAATCTTCTCTGCTTGTATATGCATTCTTTCCACAACAAAATCAACAAATCCAGTGAATTTTCACAAGTGCTGCCTTATGAAGGTAGATAGGCTGTTTTCGAAGCCTTATGAAGGTAGATAGGCTGTTTTCGAATATGCATTCTTTCCACAAAATGATTATATCTTGTCTTGGTTATCAAATTGAAAAAAATTTATCCTGATAATGAATTATGGTCGTTTTTAATGTTCAACTTccatttggaaaagaaaaaaaaaagatgaaagagCAAATTGTCCTAATGTAATAGGAATAACGAGTGTCGTGCAAACAGCAACAGGCATGACCAAAGAGTGGTCGTGGACAAGGTGACTAAATTAATAAGCCTCAGAAAAGCTCAGATAACTCTCTACCCCTAATGTTTTGTTGTCCCTCAAAATATGCCGAATTTCTCTCATGTTTTATAAACCAGCTCGTGTTTCCTCTCTTACGGATTCAAGGATCTCTATCCCCATTTCATTCAACTCTATTCTCTACCACTTTCTCCTTTATCCCCCcatcccttttctttttttcctatcCATTTTGCAGAGATCCTTACCTATCTCATTCCAGGACACCATGGTATAGTATCTTCCTTCTTTTCCCTTGTTTTGTGTTTCATTTCCTTTTCTCAGATCATTTTATGCTATTCATCATTTTCTGTATTATTCTAGTTCTAGTttcattataacaaatttggagATTTTCAACTGAATTTGCATCCGACTGATCGTTGGAGCTGGTCCATAAGAAATTTCTCATCATATGGAAAACAAGGActgaaacagaaaaaaaaataattggtGCTTTGATGGAAGGGGCTGCCTTTTCTTTGTCCTGGAAACGTCATCTTGGTTGGCAGTTTTCAGGATGTCAAGTCAATGTAGGCGAATTAAGGATTTAAATTTAATGGGTTCAGCTTTTAAGATATTTAACATAGCAGTTCAAATCtaatatttgttgaaattttagtaggtttttacatataaaattcatactccgtgtcgaaagttatgggttcagttagCCAAAAGTCTACGTTCACCCTTGTGTATTCATGCATGTGTGTGTACGGTGAACCTAATGCTGCATCTACTGGGGAAAAGGTGGATCTGCTCATGTTGGTTTGTTGCATGCATCTGTCAATAGTCATGTTTAAAAATTCATTGTCTGCTGAAACTGATTTTCTTTAGGATTTATCAGTTAATTAATATTCTGATGATAAGGACCCGCGTGGTTGTTTACTGTAATGACATTTCATTATCTgtgttttcattttgttttttctcTTGTTCCTGACTTGACAAATATATGGGCAGGCGAATGCAGTGTCTGGAATGGCAGTGCAAGATGAATGTAAGCTAAAATTCTTGGAATTAAAAACAAAGAGAAACTACAGGTTCATTATTTTCAAGATTGATGGCCAGGAAGTGGTGGTGGAGAAGCTTGGCAGCCCTGAAGAAAGCTATGAAGATTTTGCTAACTCTCTGCCTGCCGATGAATGTCGCTATGCTGTCTTTGATTTAGACTTCATAACTAATGAAAATTGCCAGAAAAGCAAGATTTTCTTCATTGCTTGGTATccttttcctccttttttttaaCCATGTTGTCTTCATTCCTCAAGCAATCTCAACTTTGGTAATTCCTAATTGAAtctaagttatatatattgacaAATTATAGAATTATTACATTGTCATTGCAATTTACCAGCTAATACCtataatatatattattactactTTATATCTCACATTATCATTTTACTATGAAGACTTACCTCTTGTAATCGGTAAACATTACCTGAGGGTTACACACTGTCAATGCATAACACTTAACCTTCTTAGTTTACTTGCTGCTAAGGCTCGGGTGTTAGATATGATAACTATAGATAGCATCGAATAGGTAGAGAATAGATTTAGCTAACAGCATGGGGGATAAGTCAATTTTATATAACTTCTACAGGTGCATCAGCATACGAGTAGTTAAGTATTTGTGACAGATAGTTTGGAGTTTCATCGGTACCTTGGTTCATGAGTTGTTGGTTGTCCAAAAAAAAAGGGCAGTCTGGTGCACAAGGCATCCCGTAACAGGGTCCGAGGAAGGGCCGTACCCCAAGGGTATGATGTAGACAACTTATCCTAATACAAGCATCAGTGGCCACTTCCACGTCTCGAACCCGTGATCTATAGGTCACACAGAGACaattttaccgttgctccaaggctcctcTTCTTGTTGGTTGTTCCAAAAGCACTTACTAAATGATTCACCGGGTTCTTATGGGCTCCTGATGATTTTcacaataatttagttcaatTTGCAGCAATAACAAGCTTTGGCGTCGTTCTAATAACTTTGTCATGAATTTTAGGTCACCAGAAACATCAAGGGTGAGGATGAAGATGGTCTACGCGAGCTCAAAGGATAGGTTCAAGAGAGAACTGGACGGTATTCAAGTTGAGTTGCAAGCAACAGATCCTAGTGAAATGAGCTTTGACATTGTAAAAGCACGAGCCTATTGAGTCTCATGACCTTAACATCTCCAGCCTTAATACAGTTACATAACCAGCATCTTTGCTTGTGTTCATATTATACACTGATCTGTGTATCTGTTGATGTAATATTATGCGCCTTACTCTGTAGTCTGAATGCTGCAACAACATAACAGCATTCCGTTTCAGTTCCATCTTCCTTTGCCTTAACATCTCCGAGTCTTAAAATAGACAAAAATCATATTGTTGCTCTTAAATAAAACATCTGATTGTGCTCTTTTTGCGTGTCAACTTTAGTGATAACTTCTTAATGGATAACTTGTTTAAGATATGCAGACAACatttactaaaataatttatagaCTGAAATGCATCTGAATGTACTAAAACACGTTTTAGTTTGGCTAATTCCATTGCATTTTCTTTTTACCAACACCATTTACCAGCTGTGATAAAAGTTTTACAGAGCGTATGCAACTGTATTTTACACTAACCTTCTTGAAAAACCTTGACGAGTTTAATGTTCTATACACTAACGGTTTCACAGTTAGGTCTAATTGCAAGTAACTCTATTTAGTAGAAAATTCTTATACTATATAACTTAAATACTAACAAGATACCATTGTGTTCCCAATTAACGTCGCCACTGAACTGCaaattatattaatatataaaaaggAAAAGGTTGTAGCTGAATTGTTTTCTCCTACACATATTATCCCAATACCAAGATTTATCGTTCGTGCTCCTTCATTGTGTTAGATGATTAACACAACAAACTCTGTCAACACAATATACCTCACTTGTACGTGTAAGCAATGAGTTAAAAAACCTATACTATTCATTGTTGTTTGCTTTCTTTCTTCCAGTATTGTTGTTCCCACGATTCAACTTGTTTTATTGAATTGTCTTTTCCATCAAGAATAGAGTGAAGGCCTGCAGGACCAAAGGGAGGTGGCATGGTGCAAGGTATTGCGTCCGAGGGGCCTTCAACGAGAGATTCTAACATGAACTTCTTTGTCACTCCTTCAGCTGGGCATGCCATTGCTTCTGAACAAAGCTCAACTGCTTTTCGTGGTACAACAGGCTTGTATTTCAAGAGCTTCGCGTACTCGCTCAATAGATGGAACATGTAGTCATACACATAATCCATTTTGAGTTGTTCTTGAATGAAATCGCTTGCTGCCTTACCAATGGCCTGTGCCTATTTTATTCACCAAAGTCATCGTTAAACATGATAAAACATGGTCGCAGGAAAATTAACACTGATTCAGCTTGATATTCTATTAAgagcataaatatgagaatttgcggtagaaataaaTGTTTGTGTCATTAGTAGGTGGTGTCAACACGCTGCTTGCACATTTGATTGCTCAGCTAGAATGCTTGTATCCTCCTATGAAAATTGTTTAATAAACGCTAAATTTGAAAGGCTTGATGTATTCCTGACATCTAAAAGTATGGTCATTTCCTTTCTAACTGAACCTGAGAAAACTTAAGCTACAAGTATTTTCCTCGTTCTTCTAGCATAATTGGGTGTTGATAAAACAGAACACTAAACTGGTCTGATGCATCAATCGGTTCTAGTGACTAATTTAGAGAAGAACACTAAAAAGATGGTGAAGACATGATTTTGTAACATTGAAATTTTCAGGTGAATTGGCAGTCAAACTTGAAAATAGAGCTGGGTTCAGATGATAGATTACCTCTTGTTGATGAGTGTTTCCCCAGTCGACAGCATGCTTGATAGAACggcatttgtcattgtcttttaCGGGCCAGTAATGTTTCAGCGGCATCAAACCTCTGGTGTAGAAATCGTAGTAGTGGGGTTCTACAAGTAACGTAACAGAATCACATGCCAGAATGTATTTTTCACTCACAGACCATGCAGATCCTTCTATATAAATCTTGTATCTGACATATTGCACggtgaagaaaagagaaaaataagacaACATTTAGGACGATATAAATAACAAACACGGACATGTTCACCGAAAACAAAGCCATACCAGTAAGAAAAGCAAATTTGTTTTCGTACCTGTGGATGCACTGACTAGCTAAGTCTGATTGCTTGTAACCTTGCCTCTGTTCTTGAATCCAGTCCTACATATATTTCCATATTCATCACTAAAATTTCTTTTGCATTCTACCTTTCATACATATTTCCAGATTCATCACTGTAATTAGCGTCATAAAAGCGGGGAATCTGATAGGCCCAGATCCCGGAACTGCAGTGACGATGACAAACATGTTCCACATACATTCATCGCGCCAATTATATTAATATGGAGAAGTACCTAAAAGATACTTTTATTGTTGAAGATTTGCTTCAGTTACTGTTGCAATTTTTAGCACAATAAGTTGCTTAGTTTTAGGACGAAtttcaatttgaaatttctaTTAGATTGTTTAAGTTAGTTAAGATAATTTaggttttttgaattttaaattatgtGGATTTTTTGTTCCTAATTGGTTATTTAAAGCCTTGTTATGCTTAATAAAATCATTGAGAGACATTTTCAATCAACACTTTTAATCTTTTTGCTGCCCCGTCTTTTAAAAACCAAACATTTATAAGCCTGCAGTCGTAACACTTCAATTCCCTATCTTTTGGAGGGAGGTGGGGAGGGGGGAAGAAGAGAGTTTCCTTTTACCCTCTTTCTTTTTGGTAGTGGTAGAATATAGGGTAACGGTCTTGAAAAGCTGTATTTCTTGACAAAAAAATATGATCGCAATTTTGCACAACTTGATACCTGAGCGTATAGTCGTGCATTCCAGTCCTGCTTTTCTGAAACATTGCACTTGAGCAGATCCATCCTGGTTTCAGCAACAACAGGATTGCCCTTCCAATAGGCATATTGTTCCCTGTCGGTCCATTTCACCTTCTCATTGCCTTCTCTTAAATTTTTCGACAAAGTTTCCCAAGGCTTTAAATTAATCTCTGGCCTACAcaatgtttttgaaaaaaaaaaaaaaaaaagaaggttcACTAAAACTGTTAAGATTATCATATCAATATGGATGCAAAAAAGTAAGAGTTTGTACCATCCCCAGAATGACCAATCTGGAAAAACAATATCCAAACTGGCATTGTTCCCACAGTATCGGAACAGAGGTGGAGGAGCAGGGGCATTAGGGCGTCGGTAGAATTCAGTTTTTATGACTGGCCAGTCAACACAGTCGAACATCAGGTCCAAATCAGGAACTTTACCCGGGTACCTACGTAACATTTGTAAAATACCCCACAATGTGAATTGGTCTCTGCTTTGAAATGACTTCTGATATGTCTCAACATATGCTCTTCCTTTCACTATCACCAACCGGAAATTTGCCGTCCTTCTGGCTTGCATTACCATTTCTTCGGTGATTCCTGTTTCTCTCCAAGGCCATAGGTCATCATATATCCAGCGGAAGTAATCGGGACACGTAGGCGGAGGAGTTGATGAAGTGGCTTGGTTTTGATCCGTGGATTTTGACGGGTAGTAAGAAGCAGGGCAAGTCCTTGTGAGATTCCCAAGTGTACAATTTAGTTGGACTTCCAGTTTCTTTTGGGGCGGCTCTGAGACTGCTGGCGTTGCATCAGTGTGTTTGTGAAATGTTACGAGTTCTAGTTTCTTTGAGTTAGCTGTGGTTGTGTCAGTGGGATTGTTGCGTGCTATGGGGGTTAATATTGACTTTCGTGGAGAATATCCTGCAGTGGTCTGTAAATTTGGAAGAGCAAAACCAATTAGCCCAATAATTTGGATAATTGGAAGATTACAAAAACGAAATGATTTAGTTTGAACAACAAAGGGCGATTAATCAAGTCCAACAACGGTTTTTCCATTGAAGAAGAGGACGAATAGGTTCATACTGCAGACAACAACAAGATATGAATACTGAACGGTATTGATAGACGGTGTCTTCGACATACATAAATGATCATTGGTGCTTTATACAACAAAGGGTGTACCTATAATCACAAGGGTGAAGGAACAAGATGATCAAGATTAGGTGAAGTTGCTTCACATTGGCACATAATCCTCAGTTTTTGTCACTATAGCAGTTTCCTAATATAGCATAATAAGTAAATCTGATTCAATCCTGTTCCGATCTAGCATGAATTACTAGAAGTGCTATGACTTGAGAGAAGAAGTTAAAATTACTTTAAAAACTAAATATTACTCTACTATCCACCCCCGTCTTGCATATTTTATGCGAGATTTTGTGCTGGGATGATCTTTCCTAATCTCTCCAACCAAACGACTACTAAAAGCAACCAGCAAAGCGAACAAAAACAAGGGAGCTTTTGCCGTGCAAAGATAACCACAACCACATCCCCCTAAGGAGAAAAAAGAACAACGAATACAGAAAACCATATAATTTAACAAAGATGTAAGAATTGAAGACCCCAAAAGAAAATGACCATCATTCATACTCTTATGTATTACTAGTATTTATACCCGCGCGTTGCGCGGAGAATATTTTGTAGTATCTTGACATTTGGCTTAATCTTATGAATAACACTTTTTTTGTCCTAAAATTGCTCCTTGGTCCTAAAATTGCTAAGTAATTTTTTATTGTCTCTCTTTTTATTATGTAtagataatataatatataatatatagataCCTCCTTTAATATAACATAGATAATATAGATTTCTTATTTcgtccaaaaaataattttttttattatgttgTATAAAAGGTATCaatattttgatgttttttctctACATTATATGTAATAAGCAATtagacttttcttctattttattttcaatataaacttttgatttttacattttttacttCATCCAAAATAtatgttcttttattattttgtataaaatgtatcaatatttttagaatgtttttctatattatatggaataagaaattaaaattttcttcgATTTTATTTTCGATATAAagttttgatttttatattttttactatgttgcttataattatttcaaatttaaattagactttttttcttaaattcaaattcaaaaagagtaactatttattaatgataaataatgcataatttaattttattaaaatttaaattcaaaaagaaactaaGTATTACCTAACCTAACTAACTTTGTCCTAAAATTGTGATGCGGCTTTTTATTATGTTGCCACTTGGCTTACTATGGTGTCTTTAATTGCCTCTCATATTATATACAGATAGATTATATGGGATAAGCAATtagatttttcttctattttatttttaatataaagatttgatttttatatttttttactatgttgcttgtaattatttcaaattcaaattagACTTTTCTTCTATATTTAAATTCAAACTAAAAAGAATAACTAATTAGTAATAATAAGTAatgcataatttatttatttttaaaatttaaattcaaaaaga
This DNA window, taken from Nicotiana tabacum cultivar K326 chromosome 4, ASM71507v2, whole genome shotgun sequence, encodes the following:
- the LOC107783544 gene encoding uncharacterized protein LOC107783544, encoding MVSKRQKLARKRYKEEHPDLFPKPEPTPPKDPNKKKKKKSNFKKRKGESKDAKDPNRKRLLHTKHPFRVAGMKPGENCFICKEHDHIAKDCPRKAEWEKNKICLLCRRRGHSLKNCPNKDDEKVDKKLCYNCGETSHSLANCPYPLQDGGTKFANCFICKEQGHLSKNCPKSTHGIYPKGGCCKICGGVTHLAKDCPNKTGKASDGAFGRVKAFQFEDRPRGQVTKLSGGDDLEDDFMAEEVHENGDVKLKKKKEPKVVNFILCSSALRSICYENHFLCQEFLVDSSITDSRVHAYHFNFVDFHRKVTYNSLIIMPDLKLFHLSRNLLCLYMHSFHNKINKSSEFSQVLPYEELSTPNVLLSLKICRISLMFYKPARVSSLTDSRISIPISFNSILYHFLLYPPIPFLFFLSILQRSLPISFQDTMANAVSGMAVQDECKLKFLELKTKRNYRFIIFKIDGQEVVVEKLGSPEESYEDFANSLPADECRYAVFDLDFITNENCQKSKIFFIAWSPETSRVRMKMVYASSKDRFKRELDGIQVELQATDPSEMSFDIVKARAY
- the LOC107783545 gene encoding uncharacterized protein LOC107783545: MATKTTLRSSRTIFISVLLFIGVIVSMRLLHSSFEITTAGYSPRKSILTPIARNNPTDTTTANSKKLELVTFHKHTDATPAVSEPPQKKLEVQLNCTLGNLTRTCPASYYPSKSTDQNQATSSTPPPTCPDYFRWIYDDLWPWRETGITEEMVMQARRTANFRLVIVKGRAYVETYQKSFQSRDQFTLWGILQMLRRYPGKVPDLDLMFDCVDWPVIKTEFYRRPNAPAPPPLFRYCGNNASLDIVFPDWSFWGWPEINLKPWETLSKNLREGNEKVKWTDREQYAYWKGNPVVAETRMDLLKCNVSEKQDWNARLYAQDWIQEQRQGYKQSDLASQCIHRYKIYIEGSAWSVSEKYILACDSVTLLVEPHYYDFYTRGLMPLKHYWPVKDNDKCRSIKHAVDWGNTHQQEAQAIGKAASDFIQEQLKMDYVYDYMFHLLSEYAKLLKYKPVVPRKAVELCSEAMACPAEGVTKKFMLESLVEGPSDAIPCTMPPPFGPAGLHSILDGKDNSIKQVESWEQQYWKKESKQQ